A window of the Streptomyces formicae genome harbors these coding sequences:
- a CDS encoding DsbA family protein, translating into MPVSRKPLALGAAVAAAAVLLGVVSYTAAEPDPTAPTADGSVAGASADPQAGMYRELAALARRDPADPLAIGRADAPVVLIEYADFACGYCGKFARDTAPALVEKYVDSGTLRIEWRNLPIFGAESEAAARAAWAAGRQGRFWQFHEAAYAEDAKEKGFGAQRLKELAAEAGVKDLNRFARDAESDAARRAVAEDQEEAYGLGATSTPSFLVNGRPIAGAQPQRTFTEAIEAAAGAGKGAAR; encoded by the coding sequence ATGCCCGTTTCCCGTAAGCCTCTTGCGCTCGGCGCGGCGGTCGCCGCGGCCGCCGTGCTCCTCGGCGTCGTCTCGTACACCGCCGCCGAGCCCGACCCCACCGCTCCCACGGCCGACGGCTCCGTCGCCGGGGCGTCCGCCGACCCGCAGGCCGGCATGTACCGCGAGCTGGCGGCACTCGCCCGGCGCGACCCCGCCGACCCCCTCGCGATCGGCCGCGCGGACGCGCCCGTCGTCCTGATCGAGTACGCCGACTTCGCGTGCGGCTACTGCGGAAAGTTCGCCCGGGACACCGCCCCCGCGCTGGTGGAGAAGTACGTCGACAGCGGCACGCTGCGCATCGAGTGGCGCAACCTCCCGATCTTCGGCGCCGAGTCGGAGGCCGCGGCGCGCGCGGCATGGGCCGCCGGGCGGCAGGGCCGCTTCTGGCAGTTCCACGAGGCCGCATACGCCGAGGACGCGAAGGAGAAGGGCTTCGGCGCACAGCGGCTGAAGGAGCTCGCCGCGGAGGCCGGGGTGAAGGACCTGAACCGATTCGCACGGGACGCGGAGAGCGACGCGGCGCGGCGCGCGGTGGCGGAGGACCAGGAGGAGGCGTACGGCCTGGGTGCGACGTCCACGCCGTCGTTCCTGGTCAACGGGCGCCCGATCGCGGGCGCGCAGCCCCAGCGGACGTTCACGGAAGCGATCGAGGCTGCCGCCGGCGCGGGGAAGGGCGCCGCGCGGTGA
- the hrpA gene encoding ATP-dependent RNA helicase HrpA, with translation MSTSFADLQNLLAEISLRDAHRLGRRLEGTRRIRKPEARQAVLDEIAAEAEKAAARSAERAARVPEVTYPEQLPVSQKRDDILAAIRDHQVVIVAGETGSGKTTQIPKICMELGRGVRGMIGHTQPRRIAARTVAERVAEELRTPLGEAVGWKVRFTDQVNPDATFVKLMTDGILLAEIQTDRELRAYDTIIIDEAHERSLNIDFLLGYLAQLLPKRPDLKVVITSATIDPERFSRHFGDAPIVEVSGRTYPVEVRYRPLLEEDGDDSDRDQITAICDAVDELQSEGPGDILVFLSGEREIRDTADALIKKNLRGTEVLPLYARLSHAEQHRVFQAHSGRRIVLATNVAETSLTVPGIKYVIDPGTARISRYSHRTKVQRLPIEAISQASANQRKGRCGRTSDGICIRLYSEDDFEARPEFTDAEILRTNLASVILQMTAAGLGDIEKFPFIDPPDHRNIRDGVQLLQELHALDPAQKDPRKRLTPMGRKLAQLPVDPRLARMVIEAEKNGCVREVMVIAAALSIQDPRERPAEKQAQADQQHARFKDETSDFLAFLNLWRYIREQQKERGSSSFRRMCKQEYLNFLRIREWQDIYAQLRTVAKQMGIHPNEEDAAEQSVHVSLLAGLLSHIGMKDVKDGAKNEYLGARSAKFAVFPGSALFKKPPRFVMSAELVETSRLWARVNAKIEPEWIEPLAEHLVKRTYSEPHWEKDQAAVMAYEKVTLYGVPIIAQRKVNYGRIDPETSRELFIRNALVEGDWRTHHKFFADNRRLLTEVEELEHRARRRDILVDDETLFDFYDQRVPEHVVSGAHFDSWWKHKRREEPELLDFEREMLINEKAGAVTKDDYPDSWRQGRLKFPVTYQFEPGADADGVTVHIPLQVLNQVTDEGFDWQIPGLREEVVTELIRSLPKPIRRHYVPAPNYAKAFLERAVPLQETLPVTLARELQRMVGVPVTADDFDLAKVPDHLKITFRIVDERRRKLAEDKDLEALRLTLKPKARQALSQAAAATAERSGGTAIERTGLTDWSIGTLSRVFETRRAGQPVKAYPALVDEGGTVAVRLFDTEAEQKQAMWRGTRKLILLNIPVNPAKFASERLTNQQKLALSRNPHGSIQALFDDCATAAADKLIGDHGGPAWDEESFRKLYDKVRADLVDATVRTVDQVGQILAAWQACERRLKATNSLTLVANVQDVRAQLTALVPAGFVTRTGLRRLPDLMRYLVAVDRRLQQMPTAVQRDTTRMAKVHEMQDEYAWLLEQLPKGRPVPQEVLDIRWMIEELRVSYFAHALGTAYPVSDKRIVKAIDAAAP, from the coding sequence ATGTCTACTTCCTTCGCCGATCTCCAGAACCTGCTGGCCGAGATCTCGCTGCGCGACGCGCACCGGCTCGGGCGGCGGCTCGAGGGCACCCGCCGGATCCGTAAGCCCGAGGCGCGGCAGGCCGTGCTGGACGAGATCGCGGCGGAGGCCGAGAAGGCCGCCGCGAGAAGCGCCGAGCGGGCGGCACGGGTGCCCGAGGTCACGTACCCCGAGCAGCTGCCGGTCAGTCAGAAGCGGGACGACATCCTCGCGGCGATACGGGACCACCAGGTCGTGATCGTCGCGGGTGAGACCGGCTCCGGCAAGACGACGCAGATCCCGAAGATCTGTATGGAGCTCGGCCGCGGCGTACGCGGCATGATCGGGCACACCCAGCCGCGCAGGATCGCCGCGCGCACGGTCGCCGAGCGTGTCGCGGAGGAGCTGCGCACTCCGCTCGGCGAGGCGGTCGGCTGGAAGGTCCGCTTCACCGACCAGGTGAACCCGGACGCGACCTTCGTCAAGCTCATGACGGACGGCATCCTGCTCGCCGAGATCCAGACGGACCGCGAGCTGCGCGCGTACGACACGATCATCATCGACGAGGCCCACGAGCGGTCGCTCAACATCGACTTCCTGCTCGGCTATCTGGCCCAGCTCCTGCCGAAACGTCCCGACCTGAAGGTCGTGATCACCTCCGCGACCATCGACCCCGAGCGCTTCTCCCGGCACTTCGGCGACGCACCCATCGTGGAGGTCTCCGGCCGTACGTATCCGGTGGAGGTCCGTTACCGGCCCCTCCTCGAAGAGGACGGCGACGATTCCGACCGCGACCAGATCACCGCCATCTGCGACGCCGTCGACGAGCTCCAGTCCGAAGGACCGGGCGACATCCTGGTCTTCCTCTCCGGCGAGCGCGAGATCCGCGACACCGCGGACGCGCTCATCAAGAAGAACCTCCGCGGCACCGAGGTCCTCCCCCTCTACGCCCGGCTCTCGCACGCCGAGCAGCACCGCGTCTTCCAGGCGCACTCCGGCCGCCGGATCGTCCTCGCGACGAACGTCGCCGAGACGTCGCTGACCGTCCCCGGCATCAAGTACGTGATCGACCCGGGCACCGCCCGCATCTCGCGCTACAGCCACCGCACCAAGGTCCAGCGCCTGCCGATCGAGGCCATCAGCCAGGCCAGCGCCAACCAGCGCAAGGGCCGCTGCGGCCGTACGTCCGACGGCATCTGCATCCGCCTCTACTCCGAGGACGACTTCGAGGCCCGCCCGGAGTTCACCGACGCGGAGATCCTCCGTACGAACCTGGCGTCCGTCATCCTCCAGATGACCGCGGCCGGGCTCGGCGACATCGAGAAGTTCCCCTTCATCGACCCGCCGGACCACCGCAACATCCGCGACGGTGTGCAGCTCCTGCAGGAGCTGCACGCGCTGGACCCCGCGCAGAAGGATCCGAGGAAGCGGCTGACGCCGATGGGCCGCAAGCTCGCGCAGCTGCCCGTGGACCCGCGTCTGGCCCGGATGGTCATCGAGGCCGAGAAGAACGGCTGCGTCCGCGAGGTCATGGTGATCGCGGCCGCTCTCTCGATCCAGGACCCGCGCGAGCGTCCCGCCGAGAAGCAGGCGCAGGCCGATCAGCAGCACGCCCGCTTCAAGGACGAGACGAGCGACTTCCTCGCCTTCCTCAACCTCTGGCGGTACATCCGCGAGCAGCAGAAGGAGCGCGGCTCCTCCAGCTTCCGCCGGATGTGCAAGCAGGAGTACCTGAACTTCCTGCGCATTCGCGAATGGCAGGACATCTACGCGCAGCTGCGCACGGTCGCCAAGCAGATGGGCATCCATCCGAACGAGGAGGACGCGGCCGAGCAGTCCGTCCACGTCTCGCTCCTCGCCGGCCTCCTCTCCCACATCGGGATGAAGGACGTCAAGGATGGCGCGAAGAACGAGTACCTGGGCGCCCGGAGCGCCAAGTTCGCCGTCTTCCCGGGTTCGGCCCTCTTCAAGAAGCCGCCGCGCTTCGTCATGTCCGCCGAGCTGGTCGAGACGTCCCGGCTGTGGGCGCGGGTCAACGCGAAGATCGAGCCCGAGTGGATCGAGCCGCTCGCGGAGCACCTGGTCAAGCGCACCTACAGCGAGCCGCACTGGGAGAAGGACCAGGCGGCGGTGATGGCGTACGAGAAGGTCACGCTGTACGGCGTCCCGATCATCGCCCAGCGCAAGGTGAACTACGGCCGGATCGACCCGGAGACGAGCCGCGAGCTCTTCATCCGCAACGCGCTCGTCGAGGGCGACTGGCGCACGCACCACAAGTTCTTCGCCGACAACCGCAGGCTCCTCACCGAGGTGGAGGAGCTGGAGCACCGGGCCCGGCGCCGCGACATCCTCGTGGACGACGAAACGCTGTTCGACTTCTACGACCAGCGGGTGCCCGAGCACGTCGTCTCCGGAGCCCACTTCGACTCCTGGTGGAAGCACAAGCGCCGCGAGGAGCCCGAACTCCTCGACTTCGAGCGCGAGATGCTCATCAACGAGAAGGCCGGGGCGGTCACCAAGGACGACTATCCGGACTCGTGGCGGCAGGGGCGGCTGAAGTTCCCCGTCACCTACCAGTTCGAGCCGGGCGCGGACGCGGACGGCGTCACCGTCCACATCCCGCTCCAGGTGCTCAACCAGGTCACGGACGAGGGCTTCGACTGGCAGATCCCGGGCCTGCGCGAGGAGGTCGTGACGGAGCTGATCCGCTCCCTCCCGAAGCCGATCCGCCGGCACTACGTGCCCGCGCCGAACTACGCGAAGGCGTTCCTGGAGCGTGCGGTGCCGTTGCAGGAGACCTTGCCGGTGACGCTGGCGCGGGAGCTCCAGCGCATGGTCGGTGTGCCGGTCACGGCCGACGACTTCGACCTCGCGAAGGTCCCTGACCATCTGAAGATCACGTTCCGGATCGTCGACGAGCGCCGCCGCAAGCTGGCCGAGGACAAGGACCTGGAGGCGCTGCGGCTGACGCTGAAGCCGAAGGCCCGTCAGGCCCTCTCCCAGGCCGCCGCGGCCACCGCCGAGCGCTCGGGCGGCACGGCGATCGAGCGCACGGGCCTCACCGACTGGTCCATCGGCACGCTGTCGCGGGTCTTCGAGACACGCCGCGCGGGCCAGCCGGTCAAGGCGTACCCGGCCCTGGTCGACGAGGGCGGGACCGTGGCCGTACGCCTCTTCGACACCGAGGCCGAGCAGAAGCAGGCCATGTGGCGCGGCACGCGGAAGCTGATCCTGCTGAACATCCCGGTCAACCCGGCCAAGTTCGCCTCCGAGCGGCTGACGAACCAGCAGAAACTCGCCCTCTCCCGCAATCCACACGGCTCCATCCAGGCGCTCTTCGACGACTGCGCGACCGCGGCGGCGGACAAGCTGATCGGCGACCACGGCGGGCCGGCGTGGGATGAGGAATCGTTCCGGAAGCTGTACGACAAGGTCCGCGCGGACCTCGTGGACGCGACCGTACGGACCGTGGACCAGGTCGGGCAGATCCTGGCCGCCTGGCAGGCCTGTGAGCGGCGTCTCAAGGCCACGAACAGCCTGACCCTCGTCGCCAACGTCCAGGACGTGAGGGCGCAGCTCACGGCCCTCGTGCCGGCCGGTTTCGTGACGAGGACGGGTCTGCGGCGGCTGCCCGACCTCATGCGCTACCTGGTCGCCGTGGACCGCCGGCTCCAGCAGATGCCGACGGCCGTCCAGCGCGACACGACGCGCATGGCGAAGGTCCACGAGATGCAGGACGAGTACGCCTGGCTGCTGGAGCAGCTGCCCAAGGGGCGGCCGGTGCCGCAGGAGGTCCTGGACATCCGCTGGATGATCGAGGAGCTGCGGGTGAGCTACTTCGCCCACGCCCTGGGCACGGCGTACCCCGTTTCGGACAAGCGCATCGTCAAGGCGATCGACGCGGCGGCCCCGTGA
- a CDS encoding GntR family transcriptional regulator has translation MTKAQEIAYDLREQILSGVLSGGEALPSESKMMSQYGYSRETIRAGVRLLVEEGLVVTGQGQGKYVREDYPPVVWNWTTLESRSRHANAVEGRTAGDQWASAIAENGNAPRQDITVSIVEPPPHVRERLGLPANGLAVARKRVRLIDNRPYALADSYFPQELVNGTPLMEPRDVSAPGGILASLGLVQVKYVDEISVRMPTHQEAELLALPSATPVAEHTRTGYDADGRPLRCMVTILPGDRHQILYEVSTD, from the coding sequence ATGACGAAGGCGCAGGAAATTGCCTATGACCTGCGCGAACAGATCCTGTCCGGGGTGCTGAGCGGGGGTGAGGCACTCCCCAGCGAGTCGAAGATGATGAGCCAGTACGGCTACAGCCGCGAGACCATCCGCGCGGGGGTTCGCCTCTTGGTGGAGGAAGGTCTGGTCGTCACAGGGCAGGGCCAGGGCAAGTACGTCCGCGAGGACTACCCACCTGTCGTGTGGAACTGGACGACACTGGAGAGTCGGAGTCGCCACGCCAACGCGGTCGAAGGACGAACCGCTGGCGACCAGTGGGCAAGCGCGATCGCGGAGAACGGGAATGCTCCCCGCCAAGACATCACGGTGTCGATCGTTGAGCCCCCGCCCCACGTGCGCGAGCGCCTCGGACTCCCCGCGAACGGCCTGGCCGTGGCGCGCAAGCGCGTCCGGCTCATAGACAACCGGCCTTACGCACTCGCCGACTCGTACTTCCCTCAGGAGCTCGTGAACGGCACACCTTTGATGGAGCCCCGAGATGTCTCCGCACCGGGCGGCATCTTGGCTTCCCTGGGACTCGTGCAAGTCAAGTACGTGGACGAAATCTCAGTGCGAATGCCGACTCACCAGGAGGCCGAACTACTTGCCCTTCCTTCAGCAACGCCGGTCGCAGAGCACACCCGTACGGGCTACGACGCGGACGGACGCCCCCTCCGCTGCATGGTCACCATCCTCCCCGGAGACAGGCACCAGATCCTCTATGAAGTCAGCACAGACTGA
- a CDS encoding cytochrome c biogenesis CcdA family protein, with protein MTDIGYLAAFLGGLLALLSPCSALLLPAFFAYSIDTATKLVARTGIFYAGLATTLVPLGAAGSFAGRLLHGHRDLMVTAGGWLIIALGAAQLLGKGFAFTFASRRLAEAGGRIRPTNALSVYALGLVYGLAGFCAGPILGSVLTVASLSAGPAYGALLLAVYALGMAVPLFVLALLWERYDLSHRRWLRGRTLRLGGRFRLHTTSALSGLLFITLGVLFLTTDGTAALPGLLSVDTSFAAEERAADLGGSVPDWILLTLLVATTAIVLAVRGWRGRERA; from the coding sequence GTGACGGACATCGGCTATCTGGCCGCCTTCCTCGGCGGCCTGCTCGCCCTGCTCAGCCCGTGCAGCGCGCTGCTCCTGCCCGCCTTCTTCGCGTACTCGATCGACACCGCGACCAAGCTCGTGGCCCGTACCGGCATCTTCTACGCGGGCCTCGCCACGACGCTCGTGCCGTTGGGCGCGGCGGGTTCGTTCGCCGGGCGGCTCCTGCACGGCCACCGGGATCTCATGGTCACCGCCGGCGGCTGGCTGATCATCGCGCTCGGCGCCGCGCAATTGCTCGGCAAGGGCTTCGCCTTCACCTTCGCCTCCCGCCGCCTCGCCGAGGCCGGCGGCCGGATCCGCCCGACCAACGCGCTCTCCGTCTACGCCCTCGGCCTGGTCTACGGCCTCGCCGGCTTCTGCGCGGGCCCGATCCTCGGCAGCGTCCTGACCGTGGCCTCCCTCAGCGCCGGCCCCGCCTACGGCGCCCTCCTCCTGGCCGTCTACGCCCTCGGAATGGCCGTCCCGCTCTTCGTCCTCGCCCTCCTCTGGGAGCGCTACGACCTGTCCCACCGCCGCTGGCTCCGCGGCCGGACCCTCCGCCTCGGGGGCCGCTTCCGGCTCCACACCACCTCGGCCCTCTCCGGCCTCCTCTTCATCACCCTGGGCGTCCTCTTCCTCACTACCGACGGCACCGCTGCCCTCCCGGGCCTGCTGTCGGTCGACACCTCCTTCGCCGCCGAGGAACGGGCCGCGGACCTGGGCGGCTCGGTCCCCGACTGGATCCTCCTGACCCTGCTGGTCGCGACCACGGCGATCGTCCTGGCGGTGCGGGGGTGGCGGGGGCGCGAGCGGGCGTGA
- a CDS encoding GNAT family N-acetyltransferase: MKSAQTEYLRPAAAADVPALLALRTEAEGWLRTKGTDQWSDPETGERAISKWRASIDEGRAWVVVGEHDQVLATVSRGPVDRDFWTDADHPETALYLYKLIVTREAAGKQLGTRVIDWMSRLAALEGRTWVRIDTWRTNSGLHAYYERLGFRHVRTEEPPHRRSGWLAQRPAGELAMPHDLLPVSPHEGRRGDAVTGLEVPLQRG, encoded by the coding sequence ATGAAGTCAGCACAGACTGAGTACCTCCGCCCCGCGGCCGCAGCGGACGTACCTGCCCTCCTGGCTCTGCGAACCGAGGCCGAAGGATGGCTACGCACCAAGGGCACCGACCAGTGGAGTGACCCAGAAACCGGCGAACGGGCCATATCGAAATGGCGCGCCAGCATCGATGAAGGGCGCGCATGGGTCGTGGTTGGCGAGCATGATCAGGTGCTCGCCACCGTCAGTCGCGGCCCTGTCGACCGGGATTTCTGGACTGATGCCGACCACCCCGAAACAGCGCTGTACCTGTACAAGCTGATCGTCACGCGCGAAGCGGCCGGCAAGCAGCTCGGTACACGAGTCATTGACTGGATGTCCCGCCTCGCAGCGCTGGAAGGGCGCACCTGGGTTCGCATCGACACCTGGCGCACCAACTCCGGGCTGCACGCCTACTACGAGCGGTTGGGCTTCAGGCATGTCCGCACCGAAGAACCGCCCCACAGGCGCTCCGGGTGGCTCGCTCAGCGACCAGCGGGGGAACTTGCCATGCCTCACGACCTCTTGCCGGTGTCGCCCCACGAAGGTCGGCGCGGGGACGCTGTCACGGGCCTCGAAGTGCCGCTCCAAAGGGGCTGA
- a CDS encoding DUF6274 family protein encodes MAASTARHETRALLRAHLAAVSGYRHLTRHCPVCHRLERLAMESAAEPEEAEDAEDGAATPPPIM; translated from the coding sequence ATGGCGGCATCCACAGCGAGGCATGAGACACGGGCGCTGCTGCGCGCCCATCTCGCGGCCGTATCCGGCTATCGCCATCTCACCCGGCACTGTCCGGTCTGCCATCGGCTGGAGCGCCTCGCCATGGAGTCGGCCGCCGAGCCGGAGGAGGCCGAGGACGCCGAGGACGGCGCTGCCACCCCTCCTCCGATCATGTGA
- the bldC gene encoding developmental transcriptional regulator BldC, with amino-acid sequence MTARTPDAEPLLTPAEVATMFRVDPKTVTRWAKAGKLTSIRTLGGHRRYREAEVRALLAGIPQQRSEA; translated from the coding sequence ATGACCGCTCGCACCCCTGATGCCGAGCCGCTGCTGACCCCGGCTGAGGTTGCCACGATGTTCCGCGTGGACCCGAAGACGGTCACCCGCTGGGCCAAGGCAGGCAAGCTCACGTCCATCCGTACCCTCGGTGGACACCGCCGGTACCGCGAGGCAGAGGTCCGCGCACTGCTTGCGGGTATTCCGCAGCAGCGCAGCGAGGCCTGA
- a CDS encoding PadR family transcriptional regulator yields the protein MTRFRRPSAQTIAVVLALAEQPAAWRYGYELCRQLGIKPGSMYPILVRLTDRGLLETSWETDVPTGRPPRHLYRLTGSGRAMATELATANANADTNSPAPAPRSGSGSATAAPGAAPKVRWQGA from the coding sequence ATGACCCGCTTTCGACGCCCGTCTGCGCAGACCATCGCGGTGGTGCTGGCGCTGGCGGAGCAGCCCGCCGCCTGGCGGTACGGCTACGAGCTGTGCCGGCAGCTGGGCATCAAGCCCGGCTCGATGTACCCGATCCTCGTGCGACTGACCGATCGGGGTCTGCTGGAGACCAGCTGGGAGACCGACGTCCCCACCGGCCGGCCACCACGCCACCTCTACCGGCTCACCGGCTCCGGCCGGGCAATGGCCACCGAACTCGCCACGGCCAACGCCAACGCCGACACCAACTCCCCCGCCCCCGCCCCCCGCTCCGGCTCCGGCTCCGCGACGGCGGCCCCGGGTGCCGCTCCGAAGGTGAGGTGGCAGGGCGCATGA